One Gelria sp. Kuro-4 DNA segment encodes these proteins:
- a CDS encoding amidohydrolase, with translation MHPGIAELAAGLKERLVALRRDLHRYPEPGWTEFRTAGLVVKKLQELGYEVYYGGEVIKEEAMMGVPGPEELARRQQQALEQGADPEIVARMEGGKTGVVAVLDTGRPGPTLGFRFDMDANDVDEAREATHRPFAEGFVSENPGAMHACGHDAHTTIGLGLAEVLMAIKDELKGRIKLVFQPAEEGVRGARAMVEAGVVDDVDYMLGIHVGISRRKVGQVVCGGRGFLATTKLDVTFTGVPAHAGGEPEAGHNALLAAATAALNLHAISRHSQGATRINVGTLVAGSGRNVIPGRAEMKIETRGATTELNDFVRERAHRILQGAAMMHAVEVDVKQAGAALSGEASAQLAQKLAAIAKTVPGVTEVAEFGPAGGSEDYSYFMARVQERGGQATYIILGTEIAAGHHNSRFDINEEVLPLGVKLLGEAAYQLSNTLPPTR, from the coding sequence ATGCATCCTGGGATCGCAGAACTGGCAGCGGGACTTAAAGAGCGGTTGGTGGCGCTGCGGCGGGATCTGCACCGCTACCCCGAACCGGGTTGGACGGAGTTTCGAACGGCCGGCCTGGTGGTGAAAAAGCTGCAGGAACTGGGCTACGAGGTGTACTACGGCGGCGAAGTGATCAAAGAAGAAGCGATGATGGGCGTGCCGGGTCCGGAAGAGCTCGCCCGGCGGCAGCAGCAGGCGCTGGAGCAAGGAGCCGACCCGGAGATTGTGGCCCGCATGGAGGGCGGTAAGACCGGCGTCGTGGCCGTCCTGGATACCGGCCGGCCGGGGCCGACCCTGGGGTTCCGCTTCGACATGGACGCCAACGATGTGGACGAGGCGCGCGAAGCGACTCACCGGCCGTTCGCCGAGGGATTTGTCTCCGAAAACCCGGGCGCCATGCACGCCTGCGGGCACGATGCACACACCACCATTGGCTTAGGGCTGGCTGAGGTGCTCATGGCCATTAAAGACGAGCTCAAGGGCCGGATTAAACTCGTGTTTCAGCCGGCGGAAGAGGGGGTGCGCGGCGCCCGGGCCATGGTAGAGGCCGGGGTGGTGGACGACGTGGACTACATGCTGGGTATTCACGTGGGCATCTCGCGCCGGAAGGTGGGCCAAGTGGTGTGCGGCGGCCGGGGGTTCCTCGCCACCACCAAGCTTGATGTTACCTTCACCGGCGTACCGGCCCATGCGGGCGGAGAGCCGGAGGCGGGGCACAACGCCCTCCTGGCCGCGGCCACGGCGGCCTTGAACCTGCACGCCATCTCCCGCCACAGCCAGGGCGCCACCCGCATCAACGTGGGCACCTTAGTGGCGGGAAGCGGTCGCAACGTGATCCCCGGCCGCGCGGAAATGAAGATTGAGACGCGAGGCGCCACCACCGAACTCAACGATTTTGTGCGCGAACGCGCCCATAGGATCTTGCAAGGAGCGGCGATGATGCACGCTGTCGAGGTGGACGTAAAGCAAGCGGGCGCAGCGCTCAGCGGCGAGGCCAGCGCTCAGTTGGCCCAGAAGCTGGCCGCCATCGCCAAGACCGTTCCCGGAGTGACCGAGGTGGCCGAGTTCGGCCCGGCCGGCGGCAGCGAGGACTACAGCTATTTTATGGCCCGTGTCCAAGAGCGCGGTGGTCAGGCCACCTACATTATCCTGGGTACGGAAATCGCGGCCGGGCACCACAATTCCCGTTTTGATATCAACGAAGAGGTGCTGCCCCTGGGTGTGAAGTTGCTCGGCGAGGCCGCGTACCAGCTTTCCAACACGCTGCCCCCGACGCGCTGA
- the iadA gene encoding beta-aspartyl-peptidase, whose protein sequence is MTGKPFFTLLRGARVFAPEDLGRQDVLVAGERIAALGPELEVPAGWQAAEVDLSGYYLLPGFIDQHVHIAGGGGEGGFATRTPEAELSAITRCGVTTVVGLLGTDGVTRHMAGLLAKARGLEAEGISTYIYTGAYEVPTRTLTGSVRSDLVLVDKVIGTGEIAISDHRSSEPRPEEIEKLAAEARVGGMLSGKAGVVHLHLGDGRGGLKLLFHIVDESEIPLTQFVPTHVNRNPWLFEDALRWGKRGGFLDITSSIVPTRAVPAAIKPSQAVAQALAKGVPLEHITMSSDGFGSAPDFDSHGQLRGLLVGKEDSLLGELCDLVQKEGLPLEQAAQVLTRNVARLLRLWPQKGGIQVGADADLAVLTPELTLHQVWARGRLMVDEGRPVVWGTFEQSLNE, encoded by the coding sequence GTGACGGGAAAGCCATTCTTCACGCTTCTCAGGGGAGCCAGGGTCTTTGCGCCGGAAGACCTGGGCCGGCAGGACGTCCTGGTGGCGGGCGAGCGCATCGCTGCCCTCGGCCCGGAACTGGAGGTTCCGGCGGGATGGCAGGCAGCTGAGGTTGACCTTTCCGGTTATTACCTGCTCCCGGGCTTCATCGACCAGCATGTTCACATCGCCGGCGGGGGTGGCGAGGGGGGCTTCGCCACGCGTACCCCCGAGGCGGAGCTTTCCGCCATCACGCGCTGTGGCGTGACGACGGTGGTGGGGCTTCTCGGCACCGACGGTGTCACCCGGCACATGGCGGGGCTCCTGGCCAAGGCGCGCGGCCTGGAAGCGGAAGGCATCAGCACCTACATTTACACCGGCGCCTACGAGGTGCCCACGCGCACCCTCACCGGCAGCGTGCGTTCGGACCTGGTGCTCGTCGATAAGGTGATCGGGACGGGGGAGATAGCCATCTCGGATCACCGCTCGTCCGAGCCACGGCCGGAGGAGATTGAGAAGCTGGCCGCCGAAGCGCGCGTCGGGGGGATGCTGAGCGGCAAGGCCGGGGTGGTGCACCTGCACCTGGGCGACGGGCGGGGCGGGCTGAAGCTGCTCTTTCACATCGTCGATGAATCGGAAATCCCCCTTACGCAATTTGTTCCCACCCACGTCAACCGTAACCCTTGGCTGTTCGAAGACGCGTTGCGGTGGGGCAAGCGGGGCGGCTTTCTGGACATCACCTCCAGCATCGTGCCCACCAGGGCGGTGCCGGCGGCCATCAAGCCCAGCCAGGCCGTTGCGCAGGCGCTGGCGAAAGGCGTGCCGCTGGAACACATCACCATGAGCTCTGACGGTTTCGGCAGCGCGCCCGATTTCGATTCTCACGGGCAGTTGCGAGGGCTCCTCGTCGGTAAAGAAGACTCCCTGCTTGGTGAGCTGTGCGACCTGGTGCAAAAAGAAGGGCTCCCGCTGGAGCAGGCCGCGCAGGTGCTCACCCGCAACGTGGCCCGCCTGCTCCGGCTCTGGCCGCAGAAGGGCGGCATACAGGTGGGTGCGGATGCGGATTTGGCCGTGCTAACGCCGGAACTTACCCTCCACCAGGTTTGGGCCCGCGGCCGGCTTATGGTGGACGAAGGCCGGCCGGTGGTGTGGGGGACCTTCGAGCAGAGCCTGAACGAGTAG
- a CDS encoding YjiG family protein, giving the protein MATAQAVPSKQNVLDMFVNGARRGFTIATTNMMPNVIMAFVIIRALNVTGLLDLLGKVFAPIMALWGLPGQAAAVLLAAFMSMGGGVGVAAGLYTAETLSAADITVLMPAIYLMGSLIQYLGRCLGTAEVNTRYYPHIMAISILNALLSMWVMRAILIFF; this is encoded by the coding sequence ATGGCCACAGCGCAAGCGGTGCCGAGCAAACAGAACGTCCTTGACATGTTCGTAAATGGAGCGCGACGTGGTTTCACCATTGCCACCACCAACATGATGCCCAACGTGATCATGGCCTTCGTCATCATTCGGGCCCTCAATGTCACTGGCCTCCTAGACCTCTTGGGCAAGGTTTTCGCACCTATCATGGCCCTCTGGGGGCTGCCGGGGCAGGCGGCGGCGGTGCTGCTGGCGGCCTTTATGAGCATGGGCGGGGGCGTCGGCGTGGCGGCTGGCCTCTACACGGCCGAAACCCTGAGTGCGGCCGACATCACCGTGCTCATGCCCGCCATCTACCTCATGGGTTCTCTTATCCAGTACTTGGGCCGCTGCCTGGGTACGGCGGAGGTCAACACGCGCTACTACCCGCACATCATGGCGATTTCCATCCTTAACGCTCTCCTCTCCATGTGGGTAATGCGGGCCATTCTTATCTTCTTCTGA
- a CDS encoding lysylphosphatidylglycerol synthase transmembrane domain-containing protein — MTARTKMLLGGIISVALSAGSLAYIFFRLPGETFPLTSRLIRWSSILAALSLLILAWLCDALRLKFLARALNKGLPLATGLRAILAGNFVTLVTPFLFGGAPAVAYILTQADLTWTEASAVVAAGGWVAQGALAALSLLALLTLRLLRLSLPLSALFLAGIATHILVLATAGFLVLRPELAELVLRFVPGRLRPQAQRALRRFQAHMEQLFTASPRWLFLSFGCAAFYFLLFFAIAPALLSPRAPTLSWPALAAFQDAAYLAAAFAPTPGGSGASEFGILYIFRRVLPLPLVKEYVLWWRLLTFYLNLLAGGIALSLSTWRLFTRPESGGHT; from the coding sequence GTGACGGCCAGGACTAAAATGCTGCTGGGCGGCATCATCTCTGTAGCGCTCAGCGCCGGTTCCCTCGCTTACATCTTCTTTCGCCTGCCGGGCGAAACCTTTCCCCTCACCTCAAGACTCATCCGCTGGAGCAGCATCCTGGCAGCTCTTTCCCTGCTCATCCTGGCCTGGCTCTGCGACGCGCTGCGCCTTAAGTTCCTGGCACGCGCCCTCAATAAAGGGCTGCCGCTTGCCACCGGGCTCAGGGCGATCCTGGCGGGGAACTTCGTCACCCTGGTGACACCTTTTCTTTTCGGCGGTGCTCCAGCCGTGGCGTACATCTTGACCCAAGCTGACCTCACCTGGACAGAGGCCAGTGCTGTTGTGGCTGCCGGCGGTTGGGTCGCCCAGGGAGCGCTGGCGGCGCTTTCACTGCTCGCCCTGCTCACCCTGCGCCTGCTGCGGCTTTCCCTGCCGTTGTCCGCTCTCTTTCTTGCCGGCATTGCCACCCACATCCTCGTCCTGGCGACAGCCGGATTCCTTGTCCTGCGACCGGAGCTGGCCGAACTTGTGCTGCGTTTCGTGCCTGGGCGCCTGCGCCCGCAGGCGCAGCGCGCCCTTCGACGGTTTCAAGCCCATATGGAACAGCTGTTTACGGCAAGTCCACGCTGGCTGTTTCTCTCCTTCGGCTGCGCCGCATTCTACTTTCTCCTCTTTTTCGCCATCGCGCCGGCCCTCCTGTCCCCCCGGGCGCCCACCTTGAGCTGGCCAGCCCTGGCGGCCTTCCAGGACGCGGCGTACCTGGCGGCCGCCTTTGCCCCCACCCCGGGGGGAAGCGGGGCCAGCGAGTTCGGCATCCTCTACATCTTCCGCCGAGTGCTGCCGCTCCCGCTGGTTAAGGAGTACGTCCTCTGGTGGCGCCTTCTGACTTTTTACCTCAACCTGCTCGCCGGCGGCATCGCCCTCAGCCTCAGCACCTGGCGGCTTTTCACCCGGCCGGAAAGCGGCGGGCACACTTAA
- a CDS encoding FGGY-family carbohydrate kinase, translated as MAEYLMGIDDGLTNSKVALFDLAGREAAVAARRYEVVNPEPTWVEGDAERLWQNTADCIREVIAKSGVDPKDIAAVGFTGHGNGLYAVDEEGSLVRRGIGSQDARAVDIIEDYKKSGRYSEISAITLGQPYPGQPGPLLRWIKENEPEAYRRIAGVLMCKDLIRFKLTGELVSELNDMSGNGLLHFRAGTYSRRLMELYGIPEMYSKLPRLAVAGHDIVGHVLPAAAERTGLAPGTPCSAGMMDVAACAVGSGAIDPGVAAVVAGTWSINEVITDEPATNVIMNMHFALPGKVLVLEGSATSAINLEWFVNQLGGGAVLEAQKRGISKFDVINAAVASLPPGGTGVIYHPFLGSPNVHPRGRAGFFNIAQGHTFADLARAVYEGITFIHKWHIDRLRSAGCEIKKARLSGGGAKSDVWSQMFADVLEVPVEVVAATEIGALGVALAAGVGAGIFPDYATAFKEAVKIRAAFQPNPAASAAYRRRYAEWLDLIDLMKRHWDK; from the coding sequence ATGGCTGAGTACCTCATGGGTATCGACGACGGCCTCACCAACTCCAAGGTCGCGCTCTTTGACCTCGCCGGCCGCGAGGCAGCCGTGGCCGCCCGCCGCTACGAGGTGGTAAACCCCGAACCCACCTGGGTGGAGGGCGACGCCGAGCGGCTCTGGCAGAATACCGCGGACTGCATCCGCGAGGTGATCGCCAAGTCCGGCGTCGATCCGAAAGACATCGCCGCTGTGGGCTTCACCGGCCACGGCAACGGGCTCTACGCGGTGGACGAAGAAGGCAGCCTGGTGCGGCGCGGCATCGGCTCGCAGGACGCCCGCGCCGTGGATATCATCGAGGACTACAAAAAGAGCGGGCGCTACAGCGAAATCAGCGCCATCACCCTGGGCCAGCCCTACCCCGGCCAGCCGGGACCGCTCCTTCGGTGGATCAAAGAGAACGAGCCCGAGGCTTACCGGCGCATCGCCGGCGTCCTCATGTGCAAAGACCTGATCCGGTTCAAACTCACGGGTGAGTTGGTCTCCGAGCTCAACGACATGAGCGGCAACGGGCTCCTTCACTTTAGGGCCGGCACCTACTCGCGCCGTCTCATGGAGCTCTACGGTATTCCCGAGATGTACAGCAAGCTGCCGCGCCTGGCCGTGGCCGGCCACGACATCGTCGGGCACGTGCTGCCGGCGGCGGCGGAGCGCACCGGTCTCGCACCCGGCACCCCCTGTTCAGCCGGGATGATGGACGTGGCCGCCTGCGCCGTGGGCTCGGGCGCCATCGACCCGGGTGTGGCTGCGGTGGTGGCCGGCACCTGGTCCATTAACGAGGTGATCACCGACGAGCCGGCCACCAATGTCATCATGAACATGCACTTCGCCCTGCCGGGGAAGGTGCTGGTGCTGGAAGGAAGCGCCACCTCCGCCATCAACCTGGAGTGGTTTGTCAACCAGCTGGGCGGCGGTGCCGTGCTGGAGGCGCAAAAGCGCGGCATCTCCAAGTTCGACGTCATCAACGCGGCCGTGGCCTCGCTGCCCCCCGGCGGCACCGGCGTGATCTACCACCCTTTCCTGGGTAGCCCCAATGTGCACCCGCGCGGCCGCGCCGGCTTCTTCAACATCGCGCAGGGGCACACCTTTGCCGACCTGGCGCGGGCCGTGTATGAGGGCATCACCTTCATCCACAAGTGGCACATCGACCGCCTGCGCTCCGCCGGCTGCGAGATCAAAAAGGCGCGCCTTTCGGGCGGCGGCGCCAAGAGCGACGTCTGGAGCCAGATGTTTGCCGACGTGCTCGAGGTGCCGGTGGAGGTGGTGGCCGCGACCGAGATCGGTGCCCTGGGCGTGGCCCTCGCCGCCGGCGTCGGCGCCGGGATCTTCCCGGACTACGCCACGGCCTTCAAGGAAGCGGTGAAGATCCGCGCCGCCTTCCAGCCCAACCCGGCCGCTTCCGCCGCCTACCGCCGCCGCTACGCCGAATGGCTGGACCTCATTGACCTCATGAAGCGACACTGGGATAAGTAA
- a CDS encoding HEPN domain-containing protein, with protein MPERSGDWFRQAEADLRHAHNSLASGDYEWACFAAQQAAEKAVKALFQSLHLDAWGHTVSLLLANLPQGQAVPQDLLDKAKVLDKHYIPARYPNGFESGAPTDFYTRPEAEQAVRIAGEIIAFCKDHRGE; from the coding sequence ATGCCTGAAAGAAGTGGTGATTGGTTCCGGCAGGCGGAGGCCGACCTGCGGCACGCCCATAATTCCCTGGCCAGCGGGGACTACGAGTGGGCCTGTTTCGCCGCTCAGCAGGCCGCGGAAAAAGCAGTGAAGGCCCTTTTCCAAAGCCTTCACCTGGACGCATGGGGCCACACTGTGAGCCTTCTGCTCGCCAATCTCCCCCAGGGACAAGCGGTACCGCAGGACCTCCTGGACAAGGCCAAGGTGCTTGACAAGCACTACATCCCCGCGCGTTACCCGAACGGCTTTGAGAGCGGTGCCCCGACCGATTTCTACACGCGGCCGGAAGCAGAACAGGCCGTCCGAATCGCAGGTGAGATCATTGCCTTCTGTAAAGATCATCGCGGCGAATGA
- a CDS encoding amidohydrolase produces the protein MNAAIARAVEAYRAEILKTFHDLHGLPEWGLEEHKTAAYLKARLAEAGIAVRELTETGFTAEVAGAEPGPSVGLRADMDALPFKNEAGETYYLHACGHDAHSTMGLWTLKILKELGLVKRGRVRVIFQPAEERLVGAKNMVAAGAGQGLDELYGVHIRPIQEARLGQAAPALWHGGSTVAEVTIKGRAAHGARPHLGVNAIDGAALAILGINSLWANPAQQWSAKVTKIAGGGVASNIIPDKVVFTLDLRAETNALMEEIAAKVKAACAGGAAAVGGTAEFNVLGSVPAAEYDQEAVANLARAIEAVLGPEGLLEPIHSPGSDDFHEFKMADRSLKTAFLALGADATPGLHDPHMSFATEALLTGTKILALALAHRVA, from the coding sequence ATGAACGCAGCCATTGCGAGAGCTGTCGAGGCATACCGTGCAGAGATTCTCAAGACGTTTCACGACCTGCACGGCCTGCCGGAGTGGGGTCTGGAGGAGCACAAGACCGCCGCTTACCTCAAGGCCAGGCTGGCAGAGGCCGGCATCGCTGTCCGGGAGCTTACGGAGACGGGCTTTACCGCCGAGGTGGCGGGAGCGGAGCCCGGCCCGAGCGTGGGCCTGAGGGCCGACATGGATGCCTTGCCTTTCAAGAATGAGGCCGGCGAGACGTACTACCTGCATGCCTGCGGGCACGATGCCCACTCTACCATGGGGCTCTGGACCCTTAAGATCCTTAAGGAACTGGGACTGGTTAAACGCGGCCGGGTGCGCGTGATCTTCCAGCCGGCGGAAGAGCGCCTGGTGGGGGCCAAGAACATGGTGGCGGCCGGGGCCGGCCAAGGGCTGGACGAGCTCTACGGCGTGCACATCCGTCCCATTCAAGAGGCGCGGCTCGGCCAGGCGGCACCGGCGCTCTGGCACGGCGGCAGCACGGTAGCAGAGGTTACCATCAAGGGACGGGCGGCACACGGGGCGCGGCCGCACCTGGGCGTGAACGCCATCGACGGCGCGGCGCTCGCCATCCTGGGCATCAACTCGCTTTGGGCCAACCCGGCCCAGCAGTGGTCGGCCAAGGTTACAAAGATCGCCGGCGGTGGGGTGGCGAGCAACATCATCCCTGATAAGGTGGTCTTTACCTTGGACCTGCGTGCCGAGACAAACGCCTTGATGGAGGAGATTGCAGCCAAGGTGAAGGCGGCCTGCGCCGGCGGCGCCGCCGCGGTGGGTGGAACGGCCGAGTTTAACGTCCTCGGTTCTGTGCCGGCGGCCGAGTACGACCAGGAAGCCGTCGCCAACCTGGCGAGGGCCATTGAAGCAGTCCTCGGCCCGGAGGGGCTGCTGGAGCCCATCCACAGCCCGGGGAGCGACGACTTCCACGAGTTCAAGATGGCCGACCGCAGCCTCAAGACGGCTTTCCTGGCCCTGGGCGCGGATGCCACGCCGGGGCTGCACGACCCGCACATGAGTTTTGCCACCGAGGCCCTGCTCACTGGTACCAAGATCCTGGCCCTGGCGCTGGCGCATCGCGTCGCGTAA
- a CDS encoding nucleoside recognition domain-containing protein, translating into MEEKKLQAGQSDNVTWVAYAALIFAILFFSGIFASSQGWLKVLDFTVLNGSYGKIALDGAKTAFTFRGAGGSGARDGFMFALELMPAVILALGVVSVVEGLGGLRAAQKLMTPLLKPVIGIPGICGLALIASLQSTDAGAGMTKELYQNGQITDDERTVFSMFQISADAPITNYFSSAAALFSIMLTPIIVPFVVMMVFKVLGANLLRIYIKATQKKTAAGMPQAVK; encoded by the coding sequence ATGGAAGAGAAAAAGCTGCAAGCGGGTCAATCGGATAATGTTACTTGGGTTGCCTACGCCGCGCTTATTTTTGCTATTCTTTTCTTCTCGGGGATTTTTGCTTCCAGCCAAGGCTGGCTGAAGGTCCTCGACTTTACTGTGCTTAACGGTTCCTATGGAAAAATCGCCCTCGACGGGGCGAAAACAGCTTTCACTTTCCGCGGCGCGGGAGGGTCTGGCGCGCGCGACGGCTTTATGTTTGCCCTGGAGCTGATGCCGGCGGTGATCCTGGCTCTGGGTGTGGTGTCTGTGGTGGAAGGCCTCGGCGGCCTGCGGGCGGCGCAGAAGCTGATGACCCCGCTTCTTAAGCCGGTCATCGGTATCCCGGGTATCTGCGGTCTGGCCCTTATCGCCAGTCTGCAGAGCACCGACGCCGGCGCTGGGATGACCAAGGAACTGTACCAGAACGGCCAGATCACTGACGACGAGCGGACCGTCTTCTCCATGTTCCAAATCAGCGCTGATGCGCCCATCACCAACTACTTCTCGTCCGCGGCGGCGCTTTTCAGCATCATGCTGACGCCCATCATTGTGCCCTTTGTAGTGATGATGGTTTTCAAGGTCTTGGGCGCCAACCTGCTGCGCATCTACATCAAGGCAACGCAGAAAAAAACCGCTGCCGGGATGCCCCAGGCAGTGAAGTAG
- the dhaK gene encoding dihydroxyacetone kinase subunit DhaK, with protein MKKLINRVEDVVTETLEGIERLHPERVRKLPDFYVLVRRDAPVAGKVGLIAGGGSGHEPAFWGCVGPGMMDAGVQGDVFTSPTPDHILAALKAVDGGAGVIQIYNNYTGDILNFDMAQEMARAEGMKVDTIVVNDDVAVENSTYTVGRRGIAGNFFVQKIAGAAAARLMPFERVLALGKKAAENLRSMGMALTSCTVPAKGAPTFSIGEDEMEIGMGLHGEPGIERTKLRPANEVAELLVSKAAADFPLKGGETVAVLINGLGATPLMELYIVGRAVADYLKAHGIKIHRSYVGEFATSMEMAGCSVSLLRLDDELASLLDYPADTLTFKQV; from the coding sequence ATGAAGAAGCTAATTAACCGGGTTGAGGACGTGGTAACGGAAACGCTGGAGGGAATTGAGCGCCTGCATCCCGAACGGGTCCGTAAGCTCCCGGACTTTTATGTTCTCGTGCGGCGCGACGCCCCCGTGGCGGGCAAAGTAGGCCTTATCGCCGGCGGGGGGAGCGGCCACGAACCGGCCTTCTGGGGCTGCGTCGGCCCGGGCATGATGGACGCGGGCGTGCAGGGCGACGTCTTCACCTCGCCCACCCCCGACCACATCCTGGCCGCCCTCAAGGCGGTGGACGGGGGCGCAGGTGTTATCCAGATTTACAACAACTACACCGGCGACATTTTAAACTTCGACATGGCCCAGGAGATGGCCCGGGCCGAAGGGATGAAGGTCGACACCATCGTGGTCAACGACGACGTGGCGGTGGAAAACAGCACCTACACGGTAGGGCGCCGGGGCATCGCCGGCAACTTCTTCGTCCAGAAGATCGCCGGCGCGGCTGCCGCGCGGCTGATGCCCTTCGAGCGGGTGCTGGCGCTCGGGAAAAAGGCCGCTGAGAACCTCAGGAGCATGGGCATGGCGCTCACCTCCTGCACCGTGCCGGCCAAGGGCGCGCCAACCTTCAGCATCGGCGAGGACGAGATGGAAATCGGCATGGGCCTCCACGGTGAACCCGGCATCGAGCGCACCAAGCTGCGCCCGGCGAACGAAGTGGCCGAGCTTCTCGTGAGCAAAGCGGCCGCGGACTTCCCCTTAAAGGGCGGTGAGACGGTGGCCGTCCTCATCAACGGCCTGGGTGCCACACCCCTCATGGAGCTTTACATTGTCGGGCGGGCCGTGGCCGATTACCTCAAGGCGCACGGCATCAAGATCCACCGCAGCTACGTCGGCGAGTTCGCCACCTCCATGGAGATGGCCGGTTGCTCCGTCTCCCTCCTGCGCCTCGACGACGAACTCGCCTCCCTCCTCGACTACCCGGCGGATACGCTGACGTTTAAGCAGGTTTGA
- a CDS encoding nucleotidyltransferase family protein, with protein MPSVKIIAANEPEVRRALRQYVASLKKRQEVKAVYLCGSWARGRHSPYSDVDLLVLLSAGDQRRPFDRVPDYLPARFPVSLDLFIYTKEELARNEFAQNLLATGIPL; from the coding sequence TTGCCTTCTGTAAAGATCATCGCGGCGAATGAGCCCGAAGTAAGACGGGCTCTGCGTCAGTACGTGGCGAGCTTAAAGAAAAGGCAGGAAGTAAAGGCAGTCTACCTCTGTGGTTCCTGGGCCAGAGGGCGTCATTCCCCTTACAGTGATGTCGATCTGCTCGTTCTCCTCAGCGCAGGGGACCAGCGGCGGCCGTTCGACCGGGTTCCAGACTACCTACCCGCGCGTTTTCCTGTGAGTCTCGACCTGTTCATTTACACCAAGGAAGAGCTGGCGCGTAATGAGTTCGCCCAAAACCTCCTGGCTACCGGCATCCCCTTGTAA
- a CDS encoding 2-hydroxyacid dehydrogenase produces the protein MKVLLVGDDYIGSDLLLDGFAPWRGYGCELVTYDWLQGSMERLQYLNRRLEEEGPEAVPPPADIFPLIADADVLIMQFLPLGRRLIDAGRKLKAVGSLRAGYENVAADYLTEKGIMFFNNPGRNADAVSDYAVGMLLAEARNIARSHMALKQGEWRRDFINLPYSPDLPGRTVGIIGFGRIGQLVARKLSGFEVRLLAYDPYAGPEAAAALNVTLTDLDTLLKESDFVTIHARLTEENEHMLGARELALMKPTAILVNTARSGLVDEDALYQALRDRKIGGAALDVFDREPPGKDYPLVTLDNCTITTHMAGTTRDALAKAPHRLARELAKLFRGEEPRPWVNRGRVPFRAFSTGHLAF, from the coding sequence ATGAAAGTTCTTTTGGTGGGCGACGACTACATCGGTTCTGACCTGTTGCTGGACGGTTTCGCCCCCTGGCGCGGGTACGGCTGTGAACTGGTGACCTACGACTGGCTGCAGGGCAGCATGGAAAGGCTGCAGTATCTCAACCGCAGGCTGGAGGAGGAAGGGCCGGAGGCGGTGCCGCCGCCCGCGGACATCTTCCCGTTAATCGCGGATGCCGATGTACTCATCATGCAGTTTCTTCCCCTGGGACGGCGGCTCATCGACGCCGGCCGGAAACTTAAAGCGGTGGGCAGCTTGCGCGCCGGCTACGAGAACGTGGCCGCCGACTACCTGACCGAAAAGGGCATCATGTTCTTCAACAACCCGGGGCGCAACGCCGACGCCGTTTCCGACTACGCCGTCGGCATGCTGCTGGCGGAGGCGCGCAACATCGCCCGCAGCCACATGGCCTTAAAGCAGGGCGAGTGGCGCCGCGACTTCATCAACCTACCCTACTCGCCGGACCTGCCGGGCCGGACGGTGGGCATTATCGGCTTCGGCCGGATCGGGCAGCTGGTGGCGCGCAAGCTCTCCGGCTTCGAGGTGCGCCTCCTGGCCTACGACCCGTATGCTGGACCGGAGGCAGCGGCGGCGCTGAACGTCACCCTCACCGACCTTGACACGCTGCTTAAGGAGTCCGACTTCGTCACGATTCACGCGCGCCTCACGGAGGAAAACGAGCACATGCTCGGGGCGCGGGAGCTCGCCCTCATGAAGCCCACCGCCATTCTCGTCAACACCGCGCGCTCGGGGCTGGTGGACGAAGACGCCCTCTATCAAGCCCTGCGCGACCGGAAGATCGGTGGGGCGGCGCTCGACGTCTTCGACCGAGAGCCGCCCGGCAAGGACTACCCGCTGGTTACCCTGGACAACTGCACCATCACCACCCACATGGCCGGCACCACCCGCGATGCCCTGGCCAAGGCTCCGCACCGGCTGGCGCGCGAGCTTGCCAAGCTCTTTCGCGGCGAAGAACCCCGGCCGTGGGTGAACCGGGGCAGGGTGCCATTTAGAGCGTTCAGCACTGGGCATTTAGCGTTTTAA